Proteins co-encoded in one Parus major isolate Abel chromosome 17, Parus_major1.1, whole genome shotgun sequence genomic window:
- the CRB2 gene encoding protein crumbs homolog 2 isoform X4, with the protein MGINCELLYDACIEHSCPAHMTCTRTPGLLEYECMCPAGSAGAGCASVDECESSPCTDPRFECVDSPAGFTCRCQLGPGGEGCQAESSVCSGQPCLNNGTCVEAPGGFRCLCRPGFSGATCGDDIDECASGPCRNGAICRDRAGEYSCFCVPGFQGSNCEIDIDECASRPCRNHGTCLNHMDRYECRCAPGYTGVNCDTEIDECASDPCQNGALCNDHVGFYTCTCAPGYQGAQCEVDINECESQPCQSNGTCHDLINSYRCDCSDTGFEGAHCELDILECASDPCHNNATCLEGIKGYSCACWPGYTGQDCEEDEDECVTEPCHNGGLCLERSNPAHYGTQPHFPSNFSYSQAAGFLCQCQPGFTGETCFTNIDECESQPCQNGGLCQDLVNGFLCQCLPGYSGVECAVNINECEEGPCKNGAVCEDGIADYSCHCAPGQDGITWGGKNCSVQLTGCQTHDCQNEALCIPTYQAESHGHLCQCQPGFYDATCSTPTTFSFASRGYLLIELENSESRRGAGAASVSLRFRTTLPSAVLFYRGREAEYLFLELLDGLLHAELRREDVGYPLLLKGLRVDDGQWHKVEVVVHSTVQLKLWHGSCEAGLCLQSSPVPPGAALIPPAFLNLYIGGAEDPMANNTRSQQGFVGCLEDLQVDAEAVLPADLPLGESSLVKLGCDRTEWCLSQPCFHGGLCVDLWATFRCDCARPYGGPACSYEHPAATFGLENSTSFASFSLSDSLGADFNLSFFLRSRKPDGLLLQVCNGTGPCLTLYLRDGQLSIETSPTDTVTFPGNLVDGRRHLVALSFQEGSVGALQSDTFVELGQLPAQALGAGSEVFIGGHPNPDSAELWGGYFKGCLQDMQLNSHQVQFFQVENDSLPEELNRTQTGNLVNGCISDDTCKSEPCQNGGRCIVTWNDFHCSCPANFTGKFCEEKVWCESDPCPEATTCIDVVAGYVCLANATFNGHAAIEFTANTSVTRTLSSLHVDFRTRDEDAVLLQAVEEVDSLQVAIKNSSLLVDIRSGNSIEGVSFLSPQPVADGAWHSVSVSMEEPAALSSRWLLRLDGSANATLQGSAGNLDFLKKDALVVLAENFTGCLGRVQIGGIFLPFPAHRPYPQPEQFQRAGPGSVRLGCSGADVCASGPCLNAGTCEDLFNSFRCGCSAGWAGQRCEANIDDCQPSPCVHGDCVDAVADFQCECFRGFIGKRCDINVDDCVRHQCLNGATCVDGVYGYSCKCPPQYSGPRCEWPFPPQQCGKNFTCLNGGRCITESWGANCSCRPGFTGRNCQININECEPNPCQNGGTCQDSENRYECVCSASYTGERCDINKGTPGALFPSPLIEVAVPVACGSVLLLSIGLIFMVLTARKRRQSEGTYSPSQQEVAGARLEMDSVLKVPPEERLI; encoded by the exons ATGGGCATAAATTGTGAACTCCTCTACGATGCTTGCATTGAACATTCCTGTCCTGCCCACATGACCTGCACAAGGACTCCAGGACTGCTGGAATATGAATGCATGTGtccagctggctctgcaggggctggctgtgccagcgTTGATGAGTGTGAGAGCAGCCCTTGCACAGACCCTCGGTTTGAATGTGTAGATAGCCCGGCCGGATTCACCTGTAGGTGCCAGCTGGGCCCCGGGGGAGAAGGCTGCCAGGCAGAAAGCTCCGTGTGCTCCGGCCAGCCCTGCCTGAACAACGGCACGTGTGTGGAGGCTCCGGGCGGGTTCCGCTGCCTCTGCCGGCCTGGCTTCAGCGGGGCCACGTGCGGGGACGACATCGATGAGTGCGCGTCGGGGCCGTGCAGGAACGGGGCcatctgcagggacagggcGGGCGAGTACAGCTGCTTCTGTGTGCCCGGCTTCCAGGGCTCCAACTGCGAGATCGACATCGACGAGTGCGCGTCGCGGCCCTGCCGCAACCACGGCACCTGCCTCAACCACATGGACCGCTACGAGTGCCGCTGTGCGCCCGGCTACACAG GTGTGAACTGTGATACTGAAATAGACGAATGTGCTTCAGACCCTTGCCAGAATGGGGCCTTGTGCAATGACCATGTTGGGTTCTACACCTGCACCTGTGCACCAGGTTATCAAGGGGCCCAGTGTGAGGTGGACATCAATGAATGTGAGAGCCAGCCATGCCAGAGCAACGGGACCTGTCATGACCTCATTAACAG TTACCGTTGTGACTGCAGTGACACCGGCTTCGAGGGGGCCCACTGCGAGCTGGACATCCTGGAGTGTGCCTCTGACCCCTGCCACAACAATGCCACGTGCCTGGAGGGAATCAAGGGCtacagctgtgcctgctggccAG GTTACACCGGGCAGGACTGCGAGGAGGACGAGGATGAGTGTGTGACAGAGCCCTGTCACAACGGTGGCCTGTGCCTGGAGCGCTCCAACCCCGCCCATTACGGGACACAGCCCCACTTCCCCAGCAACTTCAGCTACAGCCAAGCAGCTGGGttcctgtgccagtgccagccaggCTTTACAG GGGAGACCTGCTTTACCAACATCGACGAGTGCgagtcccagccctgccagaacGGGGGTCTCTGCCAGGACCTGGTGAATGGCTTCCTCTGTCAGTGCCTACCTGGTTATTCAG GTGTGGAATGTGCTGTTAACATCAATGAGTGTGAGGAGGGGCCCTGCAAGAATGGAGCTGTCTGTGAGGATGGCATTGCTGACTATTCCTGCCACTGTGCCCCTGGCCAGGATGGCATCACGTGGGGAGGGAAGAACTGCTCTGTCCAGCTCACCGGGTGCCAGACGCACGACTGCCAAAACGAGGCCTTGTGCATCCCAACCTACCAAGCTGAGAGCCACGGccacctgtgccagtgccagcctggTTTCTATGATGCCACCTGCTCGACTCCAACAAcgttttcctttgcttccagAGGGTATCTCCTCATTGAGCTGGAGAACAGTGAGAGCAGGAGGGGCGCAGGAGCAGCCAGTGTCTCCCTCCGCTTCCGAACCACTTTGCCCAGCGCTGTCCTTTTTTACCGAGGCCGTGAAGCTGAGTACTtgttcctggagctcctggatgGCCTCCTGCAtgcagagctgaggagggaGGATGTTGGGTACCCGTTGCTCCTCAAGGGGCTGAGAGTGGACGATGGCCAGTGGCATAAAGTGGAAGTTGTTGTGCACAGCACGGTGCAGCTGAAGCTCTGGCATGGCTCTTGTGAGGCcgggctctgcctgcagagctctcctgtcCCACCGGGTGCTGCTTTGATCCCTCCAGCCTTCCTGAATCTGTATATTGGAGGTGCTGAGGATCCAATGGCCAACAACACACGGAGCCAGCAAGGCTTTGTGGGCTGCCTGGAGGACTTGCAGGTGGATGCTGAGGCCGTGCTGCCGGCGGATCTGCCGCTGGGGGAGTCGTCCCTGGTGAAGCTGGGCTGTGACCGCACAGAGTGgtgcctctcccagccctgcttccatGGAGGGCTCTGTGTGGACCTTTGGGCCACCTTCAGGTGTGACTGTGCCAGGCCCTATGGAGGCCCAGCTTGCTCCTATG agcACCCAGCAGCAACATTTGGCCTAGAGAATTCCACCAGCTTTGCctctttcagcctttctgaCAGCCTCGGTGCAGACTTCAacctctcctttttcctgcgGAGCCGGAAGCCCGATGGTTTGTTACTGCAGGTCTGCAATGGGACAGGCCCCTGCCTCACCCTGTACCTGAGGGATGGCCAGCTGAGCATAGAGACATCACCTACGGACACTGTGACCTTTCCAGGGAATCTGGTTGATGGGAGAAGACACTTGGTAGCCCTGTCTTTCCAGGAAGGCTCTGTTGGTGCTCTGCAGTCAGACACATTTGtggagctgggccagctgccagcacaagCCCTGGGAGCTGGCTCTGAGGTGTTTATTGGGGGACACCCCAACCCCGAcagtgctgagctgtggggGGGCTATTTCAAGGGCTGTTTGCAGGACATGCAACTCAACAGCCACCAGGTACAGTTTTTCCAGGTGGAGAATGACAGTTTGCCAGAGGAACTCAATAGGACTCAAACTGGAAATCTTGTGAATGGCTGCATCTCTGATGACACCTGCAAG tctgagCCATGTCAGAATGGTGGCAGATGCATTGTCACTTGGAATGATTTCCATTGCAGCTGTCCAGCAAATTTCACTGGGAAATTTTGTGAAGAGAAAGTCTGGTGTGAAAGTGACCCATGTCCTGAAGCCACCACCTGCATAGATGTTGTGGCAGGATATGTGT GTCTGGCTAATGCAACATTTAATGGTCATGCTGCCATAGAATTTACCGCCAACACATCTGTGACCAGAACTCTGAGCAGCCTCCACGTGGACTTCAGAACCAGAGATGAAGATGCCGTTTTGCTTCAGGCTGTGGAAGAGGTGGATTCCCTCCAGGTAGCCATTAAGAATTCCTCCCTGCTTGTTGACATCAGGAGTGGGAACAGCATCGAGGGTGTCAGCTTCCTGAGCCCGCAGCCTGTTGCAGACGGGGCCTGGCACAGCGTCTCCGTGTCCATGGAGGAGCCGGCCGCGCTCTCTTCCCGGTGGCTGCTCCGCTTGGACGGCTCAGCGAACGCGACTCTGCAGGGCAGCGCCGGCAACTTGGACTTCCTCAAGAAAGACGCGTTGGTCGTTCTGGCCGAGAATTTCACCGGCTGCCTGGGCCGGGTGCAGATCGGGGGGATCTTCCTGCCCTTCCCGGCCCACCGGCCGTACCCTCAGCCCGAGCAGTTCCAGCGGGCCGGCCCGGGCAGCGTCCGGCTGGGCTGCTCCGGGGCCGACGTGTGCGCCTCCGGCCCCTGCCTCAACGCCGGCACCTGCGAGGATCTGTTCAACTCCTTCCGCTGCGGCTGCAGCGCGGGCTGGGCGGGGCAGCGCTGCGAGGCCAACATCGACgactgccagcccagcccctgcgTCCACGGGGACTGCGTGGATGCCGTGGCAGATTTCCAGTGCGAGTGCTTCCGGGGCTTCATCGGGAAGAGGTGCGACATCAACGTGGACGACTGCGTGCGGCACCAGTGCCTGAACGGAGCCACCTGCGTCGACGGCGTCTACGGATACTCCTGCAAATGCCCCCCTCAGTACTCCGGACCTCGCTGCGA GTGGCCGTTCCCCCCTCAGCAGTGTGGCAAGAACTTCACCTGCCTGAACGGTGGTCGCTGCATCACGGAGAGCTGGGGAGCCAACTGCTCCTGCAGGCCTGGCTTCACTGGGAGGAA CTGTCAAATCAACATAAACGAGTGTGAGCCGAACCCGTGCCAGAACGGGGGCACGTGCCAGGACTCTGAGAACAGATACGAGTGCGTGTGCAGCGCCAGCTACACCGGCGAGCGCTGCGACATCAAC aaagggACTCCAGGTGctctcttcccctccccactAATTGAAGTAGCTGTCCCTGTAGCctgtggctctgtgctgctcctcagtATTGGTCTCATATTCATGGTTCTCACGGCAAGGAAGAGGCGCCAGTCCGAGGGGACCTACAGCCCGAGCcagcaggaggtggcaggagctCGGCTGGAGATGGACAGTGTCCTAAAAGTGCCACCCGAAGAGCGCCTGATCTAG
- the CRB2 gene encoding protein crumbs homolog 2 isoform X2: MELKKTTSKPYNAALLLPLFLLFWGTSYSENDSGCSSSPCENGGSCKDLEAGYQCSCPVEPVAYMGINCELLYDACIEHSCPAHMTCTRTPGLLEYECMCPAGSAGAGCASVDECESSPCTDPRFECVDSPAGFTCRCQLGPGGEGCQAESSVCSGQPCLNNGTCVEAPGGFRCLCRPGFSGATCGDDIDECASGPCRNGAICRDRAGEYSCFCVPGFQGSNCEIDIDECASRPCRNHGTCLNHMDRYECRCAPGYTGVNCDTEIDECASDPCQNGALCNDHVGFYTCTCAPGYQGAQCEVDINECESQPCQSNGTCHDLINSYRCDCSDTGFEGAHCELDILECASDPCHNNATCLEGIKGYSCACWPGYTGQDCEEDEDECVTEPCHNGGLCLERSNPAHYGTQPHFPSNFSYSQAAGFLCQCQPGFTGETCFTNIDECESQPCQNGGLCQDLVNGFLCQCLPGYSGVECAVNINECEEGPCKNGAVCEDGIADYSCHCAPGQDGITWGGKNCSVQLTGCQTHDCQNEALCIPTYQAESHGHLCQCQPGFYDATCSTPTTFSFASRGYLLIELENSESRRGAGAASVSLRFRTTLPSAVLFYRGREAEYLFLELLDGLLHAELRREDVGYPLLLKGLRVDDGQWHKVEVVVHSTVQLKLWHGSCEAGLCLQSSPVPPGAALIPPAFLNLYIGGAEDPMANNTRSQQGFVGCLEDLQVDAEAVLPADLPLGESSLVKLGCDRTEWCLSQPCFHGGLCVDLWATFRCDCARPYGGPACSYEHPAATFGLENSTSFASFSLSDSLGADFNLSFFLRSRKPDGLLLQVCNGTGPCLTLYLRDGQLSIETSPTDTVTFPGNLVDGRRHLVALSFQEGSVGALQSDTFVELGQLPAQALGAGSEVFIGGHPNPDSAELWGGYFKGCLQDMQLNSHQVQFFQVENDSLPEELNRTQTGNLVNGCISDDTCKSEPCQNGGRCIVTWNDFHCSCPANFTGKFCEEKVWCESDPCPEATTCIDVVAGYVCLANATFNGHAAIEFTANTSVTRTLSSLHVDFRTRDEDAVLLQAVEEVDSLQVAIKNSSLLVDIRSGNSIEGVSFLSPQPVADGAWHSVSVSMEEPAALSSRWLLRLDGSANATLQGSAGNLDFLKKDALVVLAENFTGCLGRVQIGGIFLPFPAHRPYPQPEQFQRAGPGSVRLGCSGADVCASGPCLNAGTCEDLFNSFRCGCSAGWAGQRCEANIDDCQPSPCVHGDCVDAVADFQCECFRGFIGKRCDINVDDCVRHQCLNGATCVDGVYGYSCKCPPQYSGPRCEWPFPPQQCGKNFTCLNGGRCITESWGANCSCRPGFTGRNCQININECEPNPCQNGGTCQDSENRYECVCSASYTGERCDINRVWAHLSHSSVVGAVGAAGAALLLAVLVATAIAMKRRRATQGTYSPSRQEKDGARVEMWNVIKMPPTERLI; this comes from the exons GAACCTCATACTCTGAAAATGACAGTGGCTGTTCCTCGTCCCCATGTGAGAATGGGGGGAGCTGTAAGGATTTGGAAGCGGGTTACCAGTGCAGCTGCCCTGTGGAGCCTGTAGCCTACATGGGCATAAATTGTGAACTCCTCTACGATGCTTGCATTGAACATTCCTGTCCTGCCCACATGACCTGCACAAGGACTCCAGGACTGCTGGAATATGAATGCATGTGtccagctggctctgcaggggctggctgtgccagcgTTGATGAGTGTGAGAGCAGCCCTTGCACAGACCCTCGGTTTGAATGTGTAGATAGCCCGGCCGGATTCACCTGTAGGTGCCAGCTGGGCCCCGGGGGAGAAGGCTGCCAGGCAGAAAGCTCCGTGTGCTCCGGCCAGCCCTGCCTGAACAACGGCACGTGTGTGGAGGCTCCGGGCGGGTTCCGCTGCCTCTGCCGGCCTGGCTTCAGCGGGGCCACGTGCGGGGACGACATCGATGAGTGCGCGTCGGGGCCGTGCAGGAACGGGGCcatctgcagggacagggcGGGCGAGTACAGCTGCTTCTGTGTGCCCGGCTTCCAGGGCTCCAACTGCGAGATCGACATCGACGAGTGCGCGTCGCGGCCCTGCCGCAACCACGGCACCTGCCTCAACCACATGGACCGCTACGAGTGCCGCTGTGCGCCCGGCTACACAG GTGTGAACTGTGATACTGAAATAGACGAATGTGCTTCAGACCCTTGCCAGAATGGGGCCTTGTGCAATGACCATGTTGGGTTCTACACCTGCACCTGTGCACCAGGTTATCAAGGGGCCCAGTGTGAGGTGGACATCAATGAATGTGAGAGCCAGCCATGCCAGAGCAACGGGACCTGTCATGACCTCATTAACAG TTACCGTTGTGACTGCAGTGACACCGGCTTCGAGGGGGCCCACTGCGAGCTGGACATCCTGGAGTGTGCCTCTGACCCCTGCCACAACAATGCCACGTGCCTGGAGGGAATCAAGGGCtacagctgtgcctgctggccAG GTTACACCGGGCAGGACTGCGAGGAGGACGAGGATGAGTGTGTGACAGAGCCCTGTCACAACGGTGGCCTGTGCCTGGAGCGCTCCAACCCCGCCCATTACGGGACACAGCCCCACTTCCCCAGCAACTTCAGCTACAGCCAAGCAGCTGGGttcctgtgccagtgccagccaggCTTTACAG GGGAGACCTGCTTTACCAACATCGACGAGTGCgagtcccagccctgccagaacGGGGGTCTCTGCCAGGACCTGGTGAATGGCTTCCTCTGTCAGTGCCTACCTGGTTATTCAG GTGTGGAATGTGCTGTTAACATCAATGAGTGTGAGGAGGGGCCCTGCAAGAATGGAGCTGTCTGTGAGGATGGCATTGCTGACTATTCCTGCCACTGTGCCCCTGGCCAGGATGGCATCACGTGGGGAGGGAAGAACTGCTCTGTCCAGCTCACCGGGTGCCAGACGCACGACTGCCAAAACGAGGCCTTGTGCATCCCAACCTACCAAGCTGAGAGCCACGGccacctgtgccagtgccagcctggTTTCTATGATGCCACCTGCTCGACTCCAACAAcgttttcctttgcttccagAGGGTATCTCCTCATTGAGCTGGAGAACAGTGAGAGCAGGAGGGGCGCAGGAGCAGCCAGTGTCTCCCTCCGCTTCCGAACCACTTTGCCCAGCGCTGTCCTTTTTTACCGAGGCCGTGAAGCTGAGTACTtgttcctggagctcctggatgGCCTCCTGCAtgcagagctgaggagggaGGATGTTGGGTACCCGTTGCTCCTCAAGGGGCTGAGAGTGGACGATGGCCAGTGGCATAAAGTGGAAGTTGTTGTGCACAGCACGGTGCAGCTGAAGCTCTGGCATGGCTCTTGTGAGGCcgggctctgcctgcagagctctcctgtcCCACCGGGTGCTGCTTTGATCCCTCCAGCCTTCCTGAATCTGTATATTGGAGGTGCTGAGGATCCAATGGCCAACAACACACGGAGCCAGCAAGGCTTTGTGGGCTGCCTGGAGGACTTGCAGGTGGATGCTGAGGCCGTGCTGCCGGCGGATCTGCCGCTGGGGGAGTCGTCCCTGGTGAAGCTGGGCTGTGACCGCACAGAGTGgtgcctctcccagccctgcttccatGGAGGGCTCTGTGTGGACCTTTGGGCCACCTTCAGGTGTGACTGTGCCAGGCCCTATGGAGGCCCAGCTTGCTCCTATG agcACCCAGCAGCAACATTTGGCCTAGAGAATTCCACCAGCTTTGCctctttcagcctttctgaCAGCCTCGGTGCAGACTTCAacctctcctttttcctgcgGAGCCGGAAGCCCGATGGTTTGTTACTGCAGGTCTGCAATGGGACAGGCCCCTGCCTCACCCTGTACCTGAGGGATGGCCAGCTGAGCATAGAGACATCACCTACGGACACTGTGACCTTTCCAGGGAATCTGGTTGATGGGAGAAGACACTTGGTAGCCCTGTCTTTCCAGGAAGGCTCTGTTGGTGCTCTGCAGTCAGACACATTTGtggagctgggccagctgccagcacaagCCCTGGGAGCTGGCTCTGAGGTGTTTATTGGGGGACACCCCAACCCCGAcagtgctgagctgtggggGGGCTATTTCAAGGGCTGTTTGCAGGACATGCAACTCAACAGCCACCAGGTACAGTTTTTCCAGGTGGAGAATGACAGTTTGCCAGAGGAACTCAATAGGACTCAAACTGGAAATCTTGTGAATGGCTGCATCTCTGATGACACCTGCAAG tctgagCCATGTCAGAATGGTGGCAGATGCATTGTCACTTGGAATGATTTCCATTGCAGCTGTCCAGCAAATTTCACTGGGAAATTTTGTGAAGAGAAAGTCTGGTGTGAAAGTGACCCATGTCCTGAAGCCACCACCTGCATAGATGTTGTGGCAGGATATGTGT GTCTGGCTAATGCAACATTTAATGGTCATGCTGCCATAGAATTTACCGCCAACACATCTGTGACCAGAACTCTGAGCAGCCTCCACGTGGACTTCAGAACCAGAGATGAAGATGCCGTTTTGCTTCAGGCTGTGGAAGAGGTGGATTCCCTCCAGGTAGCCATTAAGAATTCCTCCCTGCTTGTTGACATCAGGAGTGGGAACAGCATCGAGGGTGTCAGCTTCCTGAGCCCGCAGCCTGTTGCAGACGGGGCCTGGCACAGCGTCTCCGTGTCCATGGAGGAGCCGGCCGCGCTCTCTTCCCGGTGGCTGCTCCGCTTGGACGGCTCAGCGAACGCGACTCTGCAGGGCAGCGCCGGCAACTTGGACTTCCTCAAGAAAGACGCGTTGGTCGTTCTGGCCGAGAATTTCACCGGCTGCCTGGGCCGGGTGCAGATCGGGGGGATCTTCCTGCCCTTCCCGGCCCACCGGCCGTACCCTCAGCCCGAGCAGTTCCAGCGGGCCGGCCCGGGCAGCGTCCGGCTGGGCTGCTCCGGGGCCGACGTGTGCGCCTCCGGCCCCTGCCTCAACGCCGGCACCTGCGAGGATCTGTTCAACTCCTTCCGCTGCGGCTGCAGCGCGGGCTGGGCGGGGCAGCGCTGCGAGGCCAACATCGACgactgccagcccagcccctgcgTCCACGGGGACTGCGTGGATGCCGTGGCAGATTTCCAGTGCGAGTGCTTCCGGGGCTTCATCGGGAAGAGGTGCGACATCAACGTGGACGACTGCGTGCGGCACCAGTGCCTGAACGGAGCCACCTGCGTCGACGGCGTCTACGGATACTCCTGCAAATGCCCCCCTCAGTACTCCGGACCTCGCTGCGA GTGGCCGTTCCCCCCTCAGCAGTGTGGCAAGAACTTCACCTGCCTGAACGGTGGTCGCTGCATCACGGAGAGCTGGGGAGCCAACTGCTCCTGCAGGCCTGGCTTCACTGGGAGGAA CTGTCAAATCAACATAAACGAGTGTGAGCCGAACCCGTGCCAGAACGGGGGCACGTGCCAGGACTCTGAGAACAGATACGAGTGCGTGTGCAGCGCCAGCTACACCGGCGAGCGCTGCGACATCAAC CGAGTGTGGGCGcacctcagccactcctccgTGGTGGGAGCAGTCGGGGCTGCGggggctgccctgctcctcGCCGTGCTCGTAGCCACGGCGATTGCCATGAAGAGGAGGAGAGCAACTCAGGGAACCTACAGCCCGAGCCGGCAGGAGAAGGACGGGGCCCGAGTGGAGATGTGGAACGTGATCAAGATGCCCCCGACCGAGCGGCTGATCTGA